A window from Aeromonas rivipollensis encodes these proteins:
- a CDS encoding DUF4123 domain-containing protein has protein sequence MVLPAFELATGEHLYLLLDGGQIPELERQLFEVTDSPVYQPIYLYAPWDALREASPCLVEASPELLNWYSHGEDEWGYLLSSRLPLLPLAERLRQLIEVESPYGSCILLKMAQPDGMFRLLLDDEPWLWQAIEQVWIPVHRLLRPNSSAEWWNKKVSTLERPVGKLLRLSDAQWARLGEVTWLNTLNGIWRHMEKWFPERLGEQLDARQWVAEWAEWGYGKGFESTRDLLFFFNVLGYLGITWKESDAYPAITALIMRTSSLTPSQRIEQAAERAETQHRMGTEI, from the coding sequence ATGGTTTTGCCCGCGTTTGAGTTGGCCACAGGGGAGCACCTCTATCTGTTGCTCGATGGCGGGCAGATCCCCGAGCTTGAGCGGCAGCTGTTTGAGGTAACCGATAGCCCTGTTTATCAACCTATATATCTCTATGCACCTTGGGATGCCCTGCGAGAAGCCTCTCCTTGCTTGGTTGAGGCGTCACCAGAGCTGCTTAACTGGTATTCCCACGGAGAAGATGAGTGGGGATATCTCCTTTCCTCTCGTCTCCCGTTATTACCACTCGCTGAGCGACTACGCCAATTGATCGAGGTTGAAAGCCCCTATGGTAGTTGTATTTTGCTCAAGATGGCTCAACCCGATGGCATGTTCCGCTTACTGCTCGATGACGAGCCTTGGCTTTGGCAGGCTATTGAGCAGGTATGGATCCCTGTGCACAGGTTGCTGCGCCCAAACTCCTCGGCCGAATGGTGGAACAAAAAGGTTTCCACATTGGAACGGCCAGTTGGCAAGTTGCTACGTCTGAGTGACGCCCAGTGGGCACGTCTTGGAGAGGTAACCTGGTTGAACACCCTAAATGGTATCTGGCGCCATATGGAGAAATGGTTCCCCGAACGTCTGGGTGAACAGCTTGATGCTCGTCAGTGGGTAGCAGAGTGGGCTGAATGGGGCTATGGCAAAGGGTTCGAAAGTACAAGGGACCTGCTGTTTTTCTTCAATGTACTGGGCTACCTCGGCATTACCTGGAAGGAGAGTGATGCTTATCCCGCCATCACGGCATTGATCATGCGTACTTCTTCACTCACCCCCTCACAGAGAATTGAGCAAGCTGCCGAGCGCGCCGAAACACAACACAGAATGGGAACTGAGATATGA